In one window of Ruminococcus hominis DNA:
- the ilvN gene encoding acetolactate synthase small subunit, producing MRRQVYSLLVDNNPGVLSRIAGLFSRRGYSIDSITAGRTADSRFTRITVVTSGDELILEQIEKQLRKLVDVRSIKKLQDEDSVYRELMLVKIRANSKQRSEVVSVADIFRAKIVDVEQDSLMIELTGNQSKLEAFLNLLDGYEILELARTGITGLSRGSKDITYL from the coding sequence ATGAGAAGACAAGTATATTCTTTACTCGTTGATAACAATCCGGGTGTTTTAAGTAGGATTGCAGGATTGTTCAGTAGACGAGGCTACAGTATTGACAGTATCACAGCAGGTAGAACTGCAGATTCAAGATTTACCAGAATTACGGTAGTAACATCGGGTGATGAATTGATTTTGGAACAGATTGAAAAGCAGCTTCGTAAACTTGTAGATGTGAGAAGTATTAAGAAATTACAGGATGAAGATTCTGTGTATCGTGAATTGATGCTGGTTAAGATTAGAGCAAATTCAAAACAGAGAAGTGAAGTTGTTTCTGTTGCAGATATCTTCCGTGCGAAGATTGTTGACGTAGAGCAGGATTCACTTATGATTGAGCTTACTGGAAATCAGTCAAAATTGGAAGCATTTTTAAATTTGCTGGATGGTTATGAGATTTTAGAGCTTGCAAGAACCGGAATCACAGGATTGTCAAGAGGAAGCAAAGATATTACATATTTATAA
- the gpr gene encoding GPR endopeptidase has translation MLEKYNVRTDLALEEKERFESDQVEIPGVILEEEYEDELEIQITKVKIETENGAKSMGKPVGVYLTIEAPNMAMSDEDYHREISEKLARKIGEIIHLQEKEICSVLVVGLGNRQVTPDALGPYVVDNLRVTRHIMKEYGKYAMEMEENGIVSAIVPGVMGQTGMETLEIIKGIVSETKPDMVIAIDALAARNSKRLNRTIQIADTGIHPGSGVGNHRSGLTKETLGIPVIGIGVPTVVDAATIVNDTMENLISALETSEVLKGVGNVLRSYNNSEKYELIKELISPHLNGMFVTPKNEDELVKQISYTLSESLNMLFTEMKTNN, from the coding sequence ATGTTAGAAAAATATAATGTGAGAACCGATCTTGCGTTGGAAGAAAAAGAACGCTTTGAATCAGATCAGGTTGAAATTCCGGGAGTGATTTTAGAGGAAGAGTATGAAGACGAACTGGAGATTCAGATTACAAAGGTAAAAATCGAAACGGAAAACGGAGCTAAAAGCATGGGAAAACCAGTAGGAGTATATTTGACGATTGAAGCACCTAATATGGCAATGTCAGATGAAGATTATCACAGAGAAATTTCCGAAAAGCTTGCAAGAAAAATTGGGGAGATAATACATTTGCAGGAGAAAGAAATTTGCTCCGTTTTAGTTGTAGGACTAGGCAATCGTCAGGTGACGCCGGATGCACTTGGCCCGTATGTTGTAGATAATTTAAGAGTGACGAGGCATATTATGAAAGAGTATGGGAAATATGCAATGGAAATGGAAGAAAATGGAATTGTCAGCGCGATTGTGCCGGGGGTGATGGGACAGACGGGGATGGAAACGCTTGAGATTATAAAAGGCATTGTGTCAGAGACAAAACCAGATATGGTTATTGCGATTGATGCATTGGCTGCACGAAATTCAAAACGATTAAATCGAACGATTCAGATTGCAGATACGGGAATTCATCCGGGTTCAGGAGTAGGAAATCATAGGAGTGGTCTTACAAAAGAGACACTGGGTATTCCGGTAATCGGAATTGGAGTTCCGACAGTTGTAGATGCAGCGACGATTGTTAATGATACTATGGAAAACCTAATTAGTGCGCTGGAAACATCGGAGGTGTTAAAAGGAGTCGGAAATGTATTGCGAAGCTATAATAATAGTGAAAAATATGAGCTGATTAAAGAGTTGATATCACCACATTTAAATGGAATGTTTGTCACACCAAAAAATGAAGATGAGCTTGTAAAACAAATCAGCTATACTTTATCTGAATCGTTAAATATGCTTTTTACAGAAATGAAAACGAATAATTAA
- the rpsT gene encoding 30S ribosomal protein S20: MANIKSAKKRILVNETKAARNKAIKSKVKTAIKKVDAAVAQKDVEAAKTALKAAIVEITKAGSKGVYHKNTVSRKIARLSKSVNSIA; the protein is encoded by the coding sequence TTGGCTAACATTAAATCTGCTAAAAAAAGAATTTTAGTTAACGAAACTAAAGCTGCTAGAAACAAAGCAATCAAATCTAAAGTTAAAACTGCTATTAAGAAAGTAGACGCTGCAGTTGCACAGAAAGACGTTGAGGCTGCTAAGACAGCTCTCAAAGCTGCTATCGTTGAAATCACAAAAGCTGGAAGCAAAGGTGTATACCACAAAAATACAGTTTCAAGAAAGATTGCTCGTCTTTCAAAATCTGTAAACAGCATTGCTTAA
- a CDS encoding nucleotidyltransferase family protein → MKKPVLVIMAAGMGSRYGGLKQIDPVDNEGHIIMDFSIYDAKRAGFEKVVFIIKKAIEKEFKAGIGDRISQYMDVEYVYQELDTLPEGFEVPEGRVKPFGTGHAILSCKDVVDGPFAVINADDYYGVHAFQEIYNYLTENEDDEKYHYAMVGYILSNTLTENGYVSRGICEMDKDAFLTGITERTHIEQRDMGVQFTEDDGQTWEDIAADSIVSMNMFGFTASMLKELECRFPEFLEKGLEENPMKCEYFLPSVVSDLIEEDKADVKVLRSEDRWYGITYKEDKEAVVSAVQKLKDTGVYPQHLWEA, encoded by the coding sequence ATGAAGAAACCTGTATTAGTAATTATGGCAGCAGGTATGGGCAGCAGATATGGTGGATTAAAACAGATTGATCCGGTAGATAATGAAGGACATATTATTATGGATTTTTCCATTTATGATGCAAAGCGTGCCGGATTTGAAAAAGTAGTATTCATCATCAAGAAAGCAATTGAGAAGGAATTTAAAGCGGGAATTGGAGACAGAATCAGCCAGTATATGGATGTCGAGTATGTATATCAGGAACTGGATACACTGCCGGAAGGATTTGAAGTTCCGGAGGGACGCGTAAAACCATTTGGTACAGGACATGCAATTTTAAGCTGTAAAGATGTAGTAGATGGACCATTTGCAGTAATTAATGCAGATGATTATTATGGAGTACATGCATTCCAGGAGATTTATAATTATCTGACTGAAAACGAAGATGATGAGAAGTATCATTATGCAATGGTAGGCTACATTTTGTCTAATACATTGACAGAGAATGGATATGTTTCCAGAGGAATCTGTGAGATGGATAAGGATGCATTTCTGACAGGAATCACAGAACGTACACACATAGAGCAGCGTGATATGGGCGTACAGTTTACAGAGGATGATGGGCAGACATGGGAAGATATTGCGGCAGATAGTATTGTGTCTATGAACATGTTTGGATTTACAGCAAGTATGTTAAAAGAACTGGAATGTCGTTTCCCAGAGTTTTTGGAAAAAGGATTGGAAGAAAATCCTATGAAATGTGAGTATTTCCTTCCATCTGTAGTAAGTGATCTGATCGAGGAAGATAAAGCAGATGTTAAAGTCCTGCGTTCAGAAGACAGATGGTACGGAATTACATATAAAGAGGACAAAGAAGCTGTTGTTTCAGCGGTCCAGAAGTTAAAGGATACAGGTGTTTATCCACAACATTTGTGGGAAGCATAA
- the ilvC gene encoding ketol-acid reductoisomerase, with translation MAAKIYYQEDCNLSMLEGKTIAIIGYGSQGHAHALNLKDSGCNVIIGLYEGSKSWKKAEEQGFKVYTAAEAAKRADIIMILINDEKQAALYKKDIAPNLEEGNMLMFAHGFNIHFNQIIPPANVDVTMIAPKGPGHTVRSEYQVGKGVPCLVAVEQDATGKALDIALAYAAGIGGARAGVLETTFRTETETDLFGEQAVLCGGVCALMQAGFETLCEAGYDPRNAYFECIHEMKLIVDLIYQSGFEGMRYSISNTAEYGDYITGPKIITEDTKKAMKKILTDIQDGTFAKDFLLDMSEAGGQAHFKAMRKLAAEHPSEKVGAEIRKLYSWSDEDKLINN, from the coding sequence ATGGCAGCAAAAATTTATTATCAGGAAGACTGTAACCTTTCAATGTTAGAGGGAAAAACAATTGCAATTATTGGATATGGTAGCCAGGGACATGCACATGCATTGAACCTGAAAGATTCTGGATGCAATGTTATTATCGGTCTGTATGAAGGAAGCAAATCTTGGAAGAAAGCTGAAGAGCAGGGATTTAAAGTATATACAGCAGCAGAAGCAGCTAAGAGAGCTGATATTATTATGATTCTGATCAATGATGAGAAACAGGCTGCACTTTATAAAAAAGATATCGCACCAAATCTGGAAGAGGGAAATATGTTAATGTTCGCTCATGGATTTAATATCCATTTCAATCAGATTATACCACCGGCAAATGTTGATGTTACAATGATTGCCCCTAAAGGACCAGGACACACAGTAAGAAGTGAGTATCAGGTAGGTAAGGGAGTTCCTTGTCTGGTAGCTGTTGAACAGGATGCTACAGGTAAAGCTCTTGATATTGCACTTGCATATGCAGCAGGAATCGGTGGAGCAAGAGCCGGAGTTCTTGAGACAACATTCAGAACAGAGACAGAGACAGACTTGTTTGGTGAGCAGGCAGTACTTTGCGGTGGTGTTTGTGCATTAATGCAGGCAGGTTTTGAAACATTATGCGAAGCTGGATACGATCCAAGAAATGCTTACTTTGAGTGTATTCACGAGATGAAACTGATCGTTGATTTGATTTATCAGTCAGGATTTGAAGGAATGAGATATTCTATTTCAAATACAGCTGAGTATGGTGATTATATTACAGGACCAAAGATCATTACAGAAGATACAAAGAAAGCAATGAAAAAGATCCTTACAGATATTCAGGATGGTACATTTGCAAAAGACTTCCTGTTAGATATGTCAGAAGCAGGCGGACAGGCTCATTTCAAAGCCATGAGAAAACTGGCAGCAGAACATCCATCAGAGAAGGTTGGAGCTGAGATTAGAAAACTCTATAGCTGGAGTGATGAGGATAAACTGATCAATAACTAA
- the galE gene encoding UDP-glucose 4-epimerase GalE, with product MAILVAGGAGYIGSHTCVELLNRGYEVVVIDNLYNSSEVALERVQEITGKSLKFYEGDVLNREDLDPIFENENIEAVINFAGLKAVGESVQKPWEYYHNNITGTLILTDVMRKHGCKNIIFSSSATVYGDPAEIPITENCPKGEITNPYGRTKGMLEQILTDLYVGDPEWNVMLLRYFNPIGAHESGRIGEDPKGIPNNLVPYIAQVAVGKLKCLGVFGDDYDTPDGTGVRDYIHVVDLAVGHVKAIEKMKGQTGVHIYNLGTGVGYSVLDVVKAYEKACGKKIPYEIKPRRAGDIATCYCDATKAKEELGWVAERGIEEMCADSWRWQSHNPNGYRDEE from the coding sequence ATGGCAATTTTAGTAGCAGGTGGAGCAGGATATATTGGAAGCCATACTTGTGTGGAACTTCTGAATAGAGGATATGAAGTTGTTGTTATTGACAATTTGTATAATTCAAGTGAAGTGGCATTAGAGAGAGTACAGGAGATTACAGGAAAATCTTTGAAGTTTTATGAGGGGGATGTCCTTAATCGAGAAGATCTTGATCCTATCTTTGAAAATGAAAATATTGAAGCGGTGATTAATTTCGCCGGATTAAAAGCTGTTGGTGAGTCTGTTCAGAAACCTTGGGAGTATTACCACAACAATATTACAGGTACACTGATTTTGACAGATGTGATGAGAAAACATGGATGTAAAAATATTATTTTCAGTTCTTCCGCAACAGTATACGGAGACCCTGCGGAGATTCCGATTACAGAAAATTGTCCAAAGGGAGAGATTACGAATCCATATGGAAGAACAAAAGGAATGTTAGAGCAGATTTTAACAGATTTATATGTTGGAGATCCAGAATGGAATGTGATGCTGCTTCGTTATTTCAATCCAATCGGAGCACATGAATCAGGAAGAATTGGTGAGGATCCAAAGGGTATTCCGAACAATTTGGTGCCATATATTGCGCAGGTTGCAGTAGGTAAGTTGAAATGTCTTGGTGTATTTGGTGATGATTATGATACACCGGATGGAACAGGCGTACGTGATTATATTCATGTAGTTGATCTTGCGGTTGGCCATGTGAAAGCAATTGAAAAGATGAAAGGACAGACAGGAGTTCATATCTATAATCTTGGAACAGGTGTTGGATATAGTGTTCTGGATGTTGTGAAAGCGTATGAAAAGGCTTGTGGAAAGAAAATTCCATACGAGATTAAACCTAGAAGAGCCGGAGATATTGCAACATGTTATTGTGATGCAACAAAAGCAAAGGAAGAGCTTGGCTGGGTAGCAGAGCGTGGTATTGAAGAGATGTGTGCAGATTCATGGAGATGGCAGTCACACAATCCGAATGGATACAGAGACGAAGAGTAA